From the Natrarchaeobaculum aegyptiacum genome, one window contains:
- a CDS encoding ABC transporter ATP-binding protein has translation MSAPVLAARDLEVHYTTSDGLLERLARRGDTVRAVDGVDLALEAGETLGLVGESGCGKSTLAQALVGLEETTGGTVTYRGRTLESLSGEDRQTFRTDVQYLFQNPGASLDPRLPVGDAVAEPLAVHDVVPPARRDERVAELLELVGLSATDANRYPHECSGGQRQRIAIARALAVEPSVLVCDEPVSSLDAGEQARILNLLADLRDRLELTTLFVSHDLSVVDHVADRIAVMYLGRVVERGTPADLFDDLLEPEHGTEDERGDQPTLHPYTEALVSAIPEPDPLWEGRRIVLEGDVPSPIDPPTGCRFHTRCHRLVPPDPFDLEPAEFRPVMTLRTRLDRVESGAIRGPTPATIREALGVSSLESGPELTTTAIRDAIGLPDSLSDPAAERRLEAALEAVVAGDVSSARSTLEDAFETPCESCSPAFRPVADGHEIACRRFEESRDE, from the coding sequence GTGAGCGCCCCCGTCCTCGCCGCACGCGACCTCGAGGTCCACTACACCACGAGCGACGGCCTCCTCGAACGACTGGCCCGTCGCGGCGACACCGTCCGGGCCGTCGACGGCGTCGACCTCGCGCTCGAGGCCGGCGAAACCCTCGGCCTCGTCGGCGAGAGTGGCTGTGGCAAGAGCACGCTCGCGCAGGCACTGGTCGGGCTGGAAGAAACCACGGGCGGAACGGTTACCTACCGCGGGAGAACTCTCGAGTCGCTCTCAGGTGAGGACCGCCAGACGTTCCGGACCGACGTCCAGTACCTCTTCCAGAACCCGGGAGCCAGCCTCGATCCGCGCCTCCCCGTCGGCGACGCCGTGGCCGAACCGCTCGCCGTCCACGACGTCGTCCCCCCGGCCCGACGCGACGAACGCGTCGCCGAACTGCTCGAACTCGTCGGCCTCTCGGCCACCGACGCGAACCGGTACCCCCACGAGTGCTCGGGCGGGCAGCGCCAGCGGATCGCCATCGCCCGCGCACTCGCCGTCGAACCCTCGGTGCTCGTCTGCGACGAACCCGTCTCGTCGCTCGACGCCGGCGAGCAGGCCCGCATCCTCAACCTGCTCGCCGACCTCCGGGACCGACTCGAGCTCACGACGCTGTTCGTCAGTCACGACCTCTCGGTCGTCGACCACGTCGCCGACCGAATCGCCGTCATGTACCTCGGGCGCGTCGTCGAACGCGGCACGCCCGCCGACCTCTTCGACGACCTGCTCGAGCCCGAGCACGGGACCGAAGACGAACGCGGCGACCAGCCAACCCTCCACCCCTACACCGAGGCGCTGGTCTCGGCTATCCCCGAACCCGACCCGCTCTGGGAGGGCAGACGAATCGTCCTCGAGGGCGACGTCCCCTCCCCCATCGACCCGCCGACGGGCTGTCGGTTCCACACCCGCTGTCATCGGCTCGTCCCGCCCGACCCGTTCGACCTCGAACCCGCCGAATTTCGACCCGTGATGACACTGCGGACTCGACTCGATCGCGTCGAGTCCGGAGCGATCCGCGGTCCGACTCCGGCGACGATTCGAGAAGCCCTCGGCGTCAGTTCCCTCGAGTCCGGACCGGAACTCACGACCACCGCGATCCGGGATGCAATCGGCCTCCCCGACTCGCTCTCGGATCCAGCCGCCGAGAGGCGACTCGAAGCGGCGCTCGAGGCAGTCGTCGCCGGAGACGTTTCCAGCGCTCGGTCGACGCTCGAAGACGCCTTCGAGACGCCCTGCGAGTCGTGCTCACCCGCGTTCCGGCCCGTCGCCGACGGCCACGAGATCGCCTGTCGCCGGTTCGAGGAGAGCCGCGACGAGTAG
- a CDS encoding ABC transporter ATP-binding protein, which translates to MALLSVEDLTVQFYTDRGVLRAVDGLSYEIERGETLGIVGESGAGKTVTSLALLRLLEDGEIVDGSIRFDGQDVLECSPAELRRLRGNRVAMVFQDSQSAFNPVYTVGEQIAEGVRAHEDVSRREARERAIDLLARVDVAAPASRYTDYPHEFSGGMLQRAAIAMALAGDPDLLICDEPTTGIDVTVQAQLLELLAELASEDGLAIQLVTHDLGVVAECCDRVVVLYAGAAVECAPVESLFYEPSHPYTAGLLASIPRLGDDRDRLPQLPGSIPDLVDRPTGCRFHPRCPYAEAICRTREPTLESVDGDDSSGGPGGDRQPAHRAACHAYTGDLEGDLEYEVRVLDDESDRYDRPVDASDPPSTSGGDRT; encoded by the coding sequence ATGGCGCTGCTCTCCGTCGAGGACCTGACCGTCCAGTTCTACACCGACCGGGGCGTCCTCCGCGCCGTCGATGGCCTGAGCTACGAGATCGAGCGCGGGGAAACCCTCGGTATCGTCGGCGAGAGCGGTGCCGGCAAGACCGTCACGAGCCTCGCGCTCCTCCGGCTGCTCGAGGACGGCGAGATCGTCGACGGCTCCATCAGGTTCGACGGGCAGGACGTCCTCGAGTGCTCGCCGGCCGAGCTTCGCAGGCTCCGGGGCAACCGCGTCGCGATGGTGTTTCAGGACTCCCAGTCGGCGTTCAACCCCGTTTACACCGTCGGCGAGCAGATCGCCGAGGGAGTCCGCGCACACGAGGACGTCTCACGGCGGGAGGCGCGAGAGCGAGCGATCGACCTCCTCGCTCGCGTCGACGTCGCCGCACCCGCCAGCCGGTACACCGATTACCCCCACGAGTTCTCCGGCGGGATGCTCCAGCGGGCCGCCATCGCGATGGCGCTTGCCGGCGACCCCGACCTCCTGATCTGCGACGAGCCCACCACCGGCATCGACGTCACCGTCCAGGCCCAGCTCCTCGAGTTGCTCGCGGAACTCGCCAGCGAGGACGGACTGGCGATCCAGCTGGTCACCCACGACCTGGGGGTCGTCGCCGAGTGCTGCGATCGCGTAGTCGTCCTCTACGCCGGAGCTGCCGTCGAGTGCGCCCCCGTCGAATCGCTGTTCTACGAGCCGAGTCACCCCTACACTGCAGGCCTGCTGGCCTCGATCCCGCGCCTGGGCGACGACCGCGACCGGCTCCCCCAGCTTCCCGGCTCGATACCCGACCTCGTCGACCGGCCCACCGGCTGCCGGTTTCACCCGCGGTGTCCGTACGCCGAGGCGATCTGCCGGACTCGAGAGCCGACACTCGAGTCCGTCGACGGCGACGACTCGAGCGGAGGCCCGGGCGGTGACCGCCAGCCTGCTCATCGGGCGGCCTGCCACGCTTACACCGGCGACCTCGAGGGCGACCTCGAGTACGAGGTTCGGGTGCTCGACGACGAATCCGACCGATACGACCGGCCAGTAGACGCCAGCGACCCACCGTCGACCAGCGGAGGCGACCGGACGTGA